One genomic window of Cricetulus griseus strain 17A/GY chromosome 3, alternate assembly CriGri-PICRH-1.0, whole genome shotgun sequence includes the following:
- the LOC100757243 gene encoding immunoglobulin-binding protein 1b, producing the protein MTTSEEELQQLRLPDLLETGRQLLEEVEASTQPTGSKPMQDKVRRALELLEKASDMLSELDPFSQNEDWEEIASPDLKYLMLPALKGALTLNLVGNKDRFDYLLEAREHFKNFLTQSHNYHVADFELPWEQSSSPECNPTTSEFLEPTLFAMASQRQAKIDRYKQNKAVEQKLSTLKSAVESGQADEECVREYNLLQLRRWINISLDEMDRIDQEIEILRERDYYSGETSASRVPFQKRPSRRPFILTRSAAQAQIFGAGYPSMATMTVNDWYEQHQKCTDLPSGQEVEKEASPPESHRASQKEEKEQEQKEEEEDEDARHRMQQWDDWKDAHPRGYGNRQNMG; encoded by the coding sequence ATGACAACATCTGAAGAGGAGCTGCAGCAGCTGAGACTCCCGGACCTGCTGGAAACTGGAAGGCAACTTCTGGAGGAGGTGGAAGCCTCAACCCAACCCACAGGCTCCAAGCCAATGCAGGATAAGGTGAGGAGGGCTTTGGAACTCCTGGAGAAGGCCTCAGACATGTTATCAGAGCTCGATCCATTCAGCCAGAATGAAGATTGGGAGGAGATTGCTTCCCCTGACCTCAAGTACCTGATGCTCCCAGCCCTGAAAGGCGCGCTCACACTGAACCTGGTGGGCAACAAGGACCGTTTCGACTACCTGCTGGAGGCTCGAGAGCACTTCAAGAACTTCCTAACCCAGAGCCACAACTACCATGTGGCCGATTTTGAGCTGCCCTGGGAACAGAGCAGCTCACCAGAATGCAACCCAACCACTTCTGAGTTCCTGGAACCCACCCTGTTTGCCATGGCATCCCAGAGGCAGGCCAAAATCGACAGGTACAAGCAAAATAAGGCGGTGGAGCAAAAGCTGTCCACTCTGAAATCAGCAGTGGAGAGTGGTCAGGCTGACGAAGAGTGTGTGCGAGAGTATAACCTCCTTCAGCTTCGCAGGTGGATTAACATCAGCTTGGACGAGATGGATCGCATTGACCAGGAGATAGAGATTTTGAGGGAAAGAGACTACTACTCTGGTGAGACATCGGCTTCCCGCGTGCCTTTTCAGAAGAGGCCTTCAAGAAGACCTTTCATCCTCACACGGAGCGCTGCCCAAGCACAAATCTTTGGAGCTGGGTACCCAAGTATGGCGACTATGACGGTGAACGACTGGTATGAGCAGCATCAGAAATGTACGGATTTACCATCAGGTCAGGAAGTCGAAAAGGAAGCATCACCACCTGAATCCCATAGAGCATctcagaaagaagagaaggagcaggagcaaaaggaagaagaggaagatgaagacgCCCGCCACAGAATGCAGCAGTGGGATGACTGGAAGGATGCCCATCCTAGGGGCTATGGCAACCGACAGAACATGGGCTAA